The genomic DNA CGGTGATGGTGAGGCTGATGAAGATGTGTGTGGTAGCCCTGATGAACATCACCAGCGATCTGCTTTCATCACGTGACAAATGTTTTGCCGCCATTTGAGAGACAAACTAACATTCTCCGCGAGTTCGCGAGCTAACACAAAGCTAGCACCATTCgctgtggtggtggtggggggggtggAGAGAAAAAAAGCTAATGGGCTAAAGTTAATGGAAAATGGTGTCCTGTGAAGGAGCAATGTGTTACACGACATTTAGGAGGAGCAAGGAGAGTCATGTTTGGAGTTGGAGTTGATGTTGTGAGGGCGAACACTAACGTGAGCGTGAAGGTAGCCATGATGCAAGCCTGTTCGCTCAGTCTTGTCAAGGTGGACTTCTCTCCCCCCCGCCCCCATTTTCCCTGCTAACAGGACTGCTATTGAAACACCAGCAACTCCATTGAACTTTATTTAACGTCAACGTCACGTCGCAAGTCCAAAAAATGTCGCCGCTAAGCGAAAGTAACCGCTAAAAAAAACAGCGGATGTTAGTATGTGGCTGTCATATGTGCGCCTGCGCAGTAGGGCCTTTTAGCTCCAGTTAGCGAGATGCTGAGAGTAAATACAAGCTGCGTTTTTAGCTGCTATCTGCTCTTAAAGCACCCTAGTTTGAGATTCGATAACAACTGAAGATACTTAAGCGTTCACTTGAAAGCCTTCCGCGCATGATTAACTACACGGGTGTAAATTGATTAGTTTTCAGTGGTAAATGTGGTGTGACGACGGAACAGATTACGACACTATTTACGACAGTTGGTTTGTGTTTGTGCGGTAGAGGGACATTAACAACAGAAATAGTGCAAGCAATTCAATATTTTAAAATCATTAATTGATTAAAGTGTTCTCTTCAGATGTGTTTTCTCAAAAAGCCTTTGTTTTTgtaagctgattgattgattgaaacttttattagtagattgcacagtatagtacatattccgtacaattgaccactaaatggtaacaccccaataagtttttcaacttgtttaagtcggggtccacgtaaatcaattcatggtacaaatatatactatcaacaTAATTAGGGCTGTgattaacgattaatttgataatttctctgatgatgcaattgttgatgactgaggtgttgataccaaccaaattTAACCCCTctacccccctccccccaggcctccatatcccacaccccggattgtaaataatgtaaataattcaatgtatatactctgataattatcttgtgtgatgactgtattatgaaaatagtatatatctgtatcatgaatcaatttaagtggaccccgacttaaacaagttgaaaaacttattcgggtgttaccatttagtggtcaattgtacggaatatgtacttcactgtgcaatctactaataaaagtttcaatcaatcaattgatctgtcgattattacttcgattaatgatcggataaaagagacaaactacatttctatcctttccagtattttattgggaaaaaaacagcatactggcaccatacttattttgattattgtttctcagctgtttgtacatgttgcagtttataaataaaggtttattaaaaaaattaaaaaaaatgtttaataccatttttaaaaaattgcttctgcgcatagcatagatccaacgaatcgatgactaaattaatcaccaactatttttataatcgattttaatcgattagttgttgcagccctaatcataatacagtcatcacacaagttaatcatcagagtagatacgttgaattatttacattatttacaatctggggggtgGGATTAGGAGGgcttggttgataacagcacttcagtcatcaacaattgcatcatcagagaaatgggcaatgaaacagtgtaggtctgacttggtaggatatgaacagagagcagagaacatagtgagttcagatagcataagaacaagtatatacattagaaatacatttgattatttacatttggttatttacaatccggggatgtgggatgtggaggggggagggtgttagtcaagggttgaagttgcctggaggtgttgttttagtgcggttttgaaggaagatagagatgcactttcttttacacatgtggggagtgcattccatattgatgtggcatagaaggagaatgagttaagacctttgttaggtcGGAATCTGggcttaacgtggttagtggagctccccctggtgttgtggttatggcaatcatttacgttaaggaagtagtttgacatgtacttcggtatcagggaggtgtagcggattttatagactaggctcagtgcaagttgttttactctgaatTGTGTcactgtaatttaaaacatttgtacgcatgtacaacacttaagactttcagtatatcagtatgtggaattaaattatggaatcaaacaatgtactaatatgatccacttcaagaaattcttcaaacttaaagtgtttataaagtacaaagaagaactatgataaacattctgaatgtatctaacccatccattcattttcaagataatcttactcatctcaccatatgaaatacaacttacttcaccaattattatttatttattgttattgttattacttatggagtatattgtgaatacattgagaacaggaagtgaacaaaagttttagcaactgttatgtaaaggaacagaggtaggattaaataagctctgcttcttcctactccttttcgaacatgttgaatagagaaactggaaattgtgatgtatcatgttgtatggatGCATGTTTGAAAAATAAACTCAACTCACCTCAACTGTACAAGTCATGCATTTAGATGGCCAACGTTCTCAAGACAAGGACAAGAACAATATCAACCATAAAAGCATTTGCAGTGACCTTGTTTGTAATGTGTGTGTTCAGTTCCCAAACCTCTCGTAGAACTCCACGTGAAGCTGCTCCGAAAGCTTGGGAAGAGTGTTACAACTGACCGCTGGGAAAAATACCTGACCAAGGCAAGTCGGATCCTCACTAACGTTTATTTTTCTCCGTTTGAGAACAAGGCGACAACAAGGTTTTTCCATGTTGACTCAATTTTGCTTGGTTGTAGATGTGCCAGGAACTGAACAGTGCCTGGGCGTGGGAGCTGGAACAGAACGGTTACCAGGATATGTCCATGGAGTGCAAGTCCGGCATCCTCAAAGTACGAAATTCCTGCTTACACAATGAAATATTGTCACCGCTTGATTAGCCAAATAACTGACATAGACAATGTGTAGGCATCTATGAAAATTATTCTTCATTTCATTCTTTGTCCACGTTCCTGGCAGTATCTGTGTGAGTGTCAGTTTGATGACAACCTCAAGTTTAAGATGGCCATCAACGAGGAGGAGCCGGAGAAGATGCGTCTGCAGCCAATCGGGCGGGACCGACAGGGCCTGATGTACTGGCTTCAGCTGGACCAGGACCAGAACATCAGGTTGTACACGGAGGAGCAGGACGACCAGGACGGGTCCACCTGGAGGTGCATCGTCAGGTGGGACTTGCAGGACATTTGATGTGCCCTTCAGCTCAGGAACCGTCTGTCCCCCGAACTGTCTCCTTAGGACCCGCAATGACCTGGCTGATGCTCTGGACCTCCTGAAGGGCCAAGTTCCAAACCAGAACCAGGAGGGATCTGGGAGCAGCAGCCCTGCTCAGAGAGAAGCAGGTAGGTGGAAACATCTATcacaagtagggctgcaacgattaattagattagaaaaaagctttgatttacattctgttgcttcgattaaacgttcaatgagtgtaactaataaaaatctataaaatccGGACcgcataaaagaaggtaaaacaagttgaATGGAAGGTAAAAGGTAATAGAAGTGgattaaatgtaaaatatgtaaataaaatgtaaaagaaggattgtagaaggtaaaataatataaataaaaggtaaaagtactatataaaaggtaaatagaaagtaaataaaggcaaaagaaggaatataaaacgTAAAATAGGttgattaagttaaagttaaagttaaagtaccaatgattgtcacacacacactaggtgtggtgaaatttgtcctctgcagtaTTAGGCCGTAAAAAGTTAAattgaaggtaaataaaaggtcagataagttcaattgaaggtaaataaaaggtaaaagaaggaatatagacGGTAAAAGAAGATAAAACATGGCAAAAGACTGTCAAAGAAGCTAAATAGAAAGTGACgttaggtaaaataagttaaataacaGGTCAAATATGTTAAATAGAAGGCAAATTAAAGGTAAAAGAAGATAAAACAAAGTCAAATATGGTAAACAAAACGTAAAAtcggttaaatagaaggtaagaaaatatatacctgtatataaaaagtaaaaaaaggtGACAGACGGTCAAAAAAGGTAAACACAAagtaatgaaggttatggcaggTACAAAAATCTTTGTTAAATTCAACTATTTTACCtgaaatacacattgaggctataaagtgggtTTTATCcggattaatcaaacaaactaatcaaaagattacttgattactaaaataatcgatagctgcagccctagtaGTAAGTACAATATTTTCTCATGTAGTGTCTGGGGTCATGTATTTACACAAATGCAGAGTACCAGAAATGGTCTTCAACTTTAGAGATGTGTTATGCAAAGACTGCTACTGATTCTATTATGATGTAATAGAACTAATAACAGCGAGACAAGACGGGACAAAAACACTTAACAAAATCTTGCTTGTGTGCTGCCAAAGTTGACGAGGTCAGCAAACTCGACAAATCCACAGAGGACGTTGCTGATGGCATGAAGGTTGAGAATGAAGAAAAAACCCTACAACaaggtaaaacaaatatattttattatcaatGCTACCTTTTTAAAGAGAGAAAACTTGATtggaattgttaaaaaaaaggctttctcTTTATTTTAGTGGAAAATCAGGAGAccatcaaacaggaagtgaaagaaGAGCAAGCCGATGACAAACCTCCTCTTTTTGATAACCACGTGAGCACCATCACCTCCCTCATCAAGCCAGAGAGCAGGGACGTCGATGCCCGCAAAAGCGCCGTCTCTGTCGTCATGGCGACGGGCACGGCGgcatcaaaacaggaagtgaacaaggaGGAGGAGGCCGAGCGGGCGGTCGTCAGGAGCAACCAGCAGGCTAAGATACCACTGAAGAAGAGGGAGCTGAAGCTGGCGGAAAGCTACCACGGCAACCACCTCAACAACAAGAGCAGCAGCAGTATCATCGTGTGCAACCCCTCCGTCATCCACAGCAAGGACGTCTCATTAGCGCCCCCAAGTGCCTCCGCAGCGTCGCAGCAACACGCAGAGTCTGTCTTGAAACCAGAGCTGACCAACGGGAGGTCCTCAGTCCTGTCGCCCAACAAAGAGGGACAAAACGGGGCTTTGGGCATCATAGGCCAAGTCGGGGTCATAGGTCATGTCGGGGTAATCCGCGGCCCACCTGAGCGTGTTAAAACACCCTGCGGTGGACCAGAAGACGAGAACGGCTGCAAAGCTGTGGAGGAAGACCGGGAGGTGAGCCGGCAGTCCGTGCTGGTGAGAAATGCccctgtcgccatggagacggcaTCAAAAGAGGAGGACAAAGAAAGTGAGGAGGACACTGGCGCGGGATCACGAGGACTTCTTGTCGAAGAGGAAGGACGCAAAGACGGCCCAGAGAAAGACTTAGGCTGCGCCCCGTCTGTCAAAGAACCCCGAGGGGAGAAGGAGGGTTTAAATGGTGGCCTGGTGGCTCAGGCTAGTGAGAAGGACACTGGACAAGGGTCTGAGCACAAGCCGCGCCCACTCGAGGAAGCCTCCTCGGAGCTCCAGAAAGAAGGAATCAGGTTGAAGATTAAGATCCCTCCTCATCGCAGAAACAAGCTGCGGGCAAAAGAGGTACAGAAGGAGGTCTCAGAGGGCGGGAGGTCGCTCAGGAGGTCTGCGAGGATTGGCAGGTTTGTGTCCCACGTTGATCTAACGGCCACACACGGAAGTTGTTGTTCCTCTGAAAGATGCTCTCCCTTGTCCACCTGCAGGCCCAGCTCCAAGGCCACTGACGGTCAGAAAAAGAAACGGAAGCCAGCCacaaaagaagaagaggagggtGAGGAAGAAGAGGACGCAGAAGACGAGGAGGAGCAGAGTTTGGCGACCGCAAAAGACAAAAAAGCTCAAGCTGTTGTCCAAACCAGGAAGCGAAGGGTAAGAAGTACATTTTCTTTCCACAAAGAGTGACTCTCTGTGACTAACCATGATGCATTTCAGGGCAAACGGAGACACGGACGCCCTCGATGGACCAACATCCGCACCAAAAGACGCAAGCCGAACGAGGCGGAGGAGGTTGTGGACAAAGAGGAGGAGGCCAGCGACCAAGGTAGCCACTCGGAGGAGTCCTGTCAATCAGAGGAGCTTCCCAAGGAGGACGCCTGCTCTCACTGCGGCCTTCCCAACCACCCGGAACTGGCGAGTGGTCCCCGTATATCTCCGTGACATCATCATCGTCATGGTGGTCAGACACACTCATGTCGTGTGTGTCCTTTTTAGATCCTGCTGTGCGACTCATGTGACAGTGGATATCACACCGCCTGCCTGCGCCCGCCACTCATGCTCATCCCTGATGGCGAGTGGTTCTGTCCTCCCTGCCAACATGTAAGCCCCGACCGTATGTAGTGATTAGATTTCATTTAAAAAGAAATGTGATTAGCATTATAAGGGACAATTGGCACACTTCTCACCAAGTTGTTATTGTGTGTTTGCAGAAGCTTCTGTGTGAGAGGCTGGAGGAGCAGCTGCTGAACCTTGACAGCGTTCTGAAGAAGCGGGAGCGAGCCGAGCGGAGGTAAACGCACACTTTCTTTCACCTCACCAATGACACGGTGAAGCCGCGCAACATGCTAGCTGTACAGAAACATGTCTGCATGGAGCCTCGTTAGTAGAAGTCAGTCACGCGCGGGCTAAGATGATGAACCCCTTGTGATGAGTTAACCTTTGACCCTTGTGTCTGCTTATGTGTCAGGAGGGAGAGGCTGGTGTACGTCGGAATCAGTGTGGAGAACATCATTCCTGTGAGTAGAGCAACACCAAGATAGAGGACTTAAATACTGGAGCTGTGTTTCAATTGGCACACTTTCACATTTTGAATACATAAGGGCCGTACCTACGAGAAGGCACATGTATCACAATAGACActaatctatacatatatatatttatattataaaacccaaaaccagagaagttggcacgttgtgtaaatggtaaataaaaacagaaaacaattatttgcaaatccttttcaacttatattcaattgaatagactgcaaagacaagatatttaatgtttgaactgagaaactaaatttttttttgcaaataatcattaacttcgaatttaatggcagcgacacattgcaaaaaagttggcacaggggcatttttaccactatgttacttggcctttccttttaacaacactcagtaaacatttgggaactgaaggagacacattttttaagcttttcaggtggaattatttcccattcttgcttgatgtacagcttaagttgttcaacagtcctggagtctctgttgtggtattttaggcttcataatgcgccacacattttcaatgggagacaggtctggactacaggcaggccagtctagtacccgcactcttttactatgaagccacgttgatgtaacacgtggcttggcattgtcttgctgaaataagcaggggcgtccatggtaacgttgcttagatggcaacatatgttgctccaaaacctgtatgtacctttaagcattaatggcgccttcacagatgtctaagttacccatgccttgggcactaatacacccccataccatcacagatgctggcttttcaactttgcgcctataacaatccggatggttcttttcttctttgttccggaggacacaacgtccatagtttccaaaaacaatttgaaatgtggactcgtcagaccacagaacacttttccactttgcatcagtccatcttagatgagcttgggcgtTTCTGGGAGATGTTGATAAATTGCTTttgctttcaatcaatcaatcaatgtttatttatatagccctaaatcacaagtgtctcaaagggctgcacaagccacaacgacatcctcggtacagagcccaaaagctttgcatagtagagttttaacttgcacttgcagatgtagcaaataactatagttactgacagtggttttctgaagtgttcctgagcccatgtggtgatatcctttacacactgatgttgtttttttgatgcagtaccgcctgagggatccaaggtcacgggcattcaatattacgtgcagtgatttctccagattctctgaaccttttgatgatattactgacttTAGatagtgaaatccttaaattccttgcaatagctcattgagaaatgttgttcttaaactgttggacaatttgctcacgcatttgttcacaaagtggtgaccctcgccccatccttgtttgtgaatgactgagcatttcatggaagctgcttttatacccaatcatggcacccacctgttcccaattagcctgttcacctgtgggatgttccaaataagtgtttgatgagcattcctaaactttctcagtcttttttgccacttgtgccagctttttttaaacatgttgcaggcatcaaattccaaatgagctaatttttgcaaaaaataaagttttccatttTGAAtgttacatatcttgtctttgcagtctattcagttgaatataggttgaaaaggatttgcaaatcattgtattctgtttttatttaccatataCACAACAtgccatcttcactggttttggggtttgtatattatgtatacagtatatatataacatatacacagtatgtatatgtgtacatatgtatattagggatgtaacggtataagGATAAACCGCGGTTAGTAATACTGTTTAAATTTttgattattgaaaaaaaacatcatttattAAAGCATTTTAGGCATCaatgcttacttcctggaaacgaAGTCGCCGCATGCGCAACAGCGCCGTTTTGCTCGACAAAACATGGCGGAATGCAACTCCACGAACCTTGCTCCAGGAGATTTTGCCTCAGAGTAAACGCAGCCAAACGCTTCCTTTCACATGATTTATCTCGCTTCATTTCCGTAGTGTCCGTAGTTTCTCAGCGTGCATTTAAGAGCGCAGTGCTAAGCGGTAGTAAAGACAACCTCCAGACGGTCCATATTACCGTATTAAATTAAAAATGATCAAAGAACCGTCATTGATAACTGCACGTTGATACGGACAGACTGACtggcgctagcttaaatgctaacatgtaaacGAAAGACGTTAAAAGTATTTCCCCCTTACGAAACGTCCTTACCCAATCTATACTTGTAGAAACACAAGGTTAGATTGCGGGCAGCGTTAGTAGTAGTACTTCTCCCACAGCCAAGGTAGTGACTATTAAGGGTGGTGAGtatcccacatcaaacttaagagagtcaatcacttcaccataaaagtaggtgacagtgtcatcaccaggaaagatgaggtcacctacctaggttccattctagaggctaacctttcctgtgataaaatggcaaccaaggtaatcaaaaaggttaaccaacgaacgagatttctctacagaatttcctctctggtcaacaaaagcaccttgaggattctggcgggaactctcgttcaaccctttttcgattacgcatgcacctcctggtaccctagcacctccaaaaccctcaaatctaaactccaaacatcccagaacaagctagtcaggttacttctagacctccaccccagatcccacctcactcctacccacttctctaaagtgggctggctcaaggtggaggacagagttaaacaacttgcactgagcctagtctataaaatccgctacacctccctgataccgaagtacatgtcaaactacttccttaacgtaaatgaccgccataaccacaacaccagggggtgctccactaaccacgttaaacccagattccgaactaacaaaggtcttaactcattctctttctatgccacatcaatgtggaatgcgctcccaacaggtataaaagaaa from Entelurus aequoreus isolate RoL-2023_Sb linkage group LG10, RoL_Eaeq_v1.1, whole genome shotgun sequence includes the following:
- the rsf1a gene encoding remodeling and spacing factor 1 isoform X1; its protein translation is MRMVRQPSRGATVQRAPFMPARSTQKQQRPSPPASPPGKMAAPAVVRSSEPALCPSFAEVCSFLERYGAALDLPEMTFPQMEGYLRDKTTVPKPLVELHVKLLRKLGKSVTTDRWEKYLTKMCQELNSAWAWELEQNGYQDMSMECKSGILKYLCECQFDDNLKFKMAINEEEPEKMRLQPIGRDRQGLMYWLQLDQDQNIRLYTEEQDDQDGSTWRCIVRTRNDLADALDLLKGQVPNQNQEGSGSSSPAQREAVDEVSKLDKSTEDVADGMKVENEEKTLQQVENQETIKQEVKEEQADDKPPLFDNHVSTITSLIKPESRDVDARKSAVSVVMATGTAASKQEVNKEEEAERAVVRSNQQAKIPLKKRELKLAESYHGNHLNNKSSSSIIVCNPSVIHSKDVSLAPPSASAASQQHAESVLKPELTNGRSSVLSPNKEGQNGALGIIGQVGVIGHVGVIRGPPERVKTPCGGPEDENGCKAVEEDREVSRQSVLVRNAPVAMETASKEEDKESEEDTGAGSRGLLVEEEGRKDGPEKDLGCAPSVKEPRGEKEGLNGGLVAQASEKDTGQGSEHKPRPLEEASSELQKEGIRLKIKIPPHRRNKLRAKEVQKEVSEGGRSLRRSARIGRPSSKATDGQKKKRKPATKEEEEGEEEEDAEDEEEQSLATAKDKKAQAVVQTRKRRGKRRHGRPRWTNIRTKRRKPNEAEEVVDKEEEASDQGSHSEESCQSEELPKEDACSHCGLPNHPELILLCDSCDSGYHTACLRPPLMLIPDGEWFCPPCQHKLLCERLEEQLLNLDSVLKKRERAERRRERLVYVGISVENIIPGQEEEEEEEKSTKKKDTKKSKNLGRRSTRTRKHISYRFDDFDDAIDEAIEEDTGDGKTGGGRNVTALLSQDGRLSRRGPITAQTLSARTRKKRRLNDLESDSTAAESEDEFTLSNSSEEEEFAGSGADDDDEEDEDAGSWGSGSRPKRAARTVSKHRPGKTKGKAGRRLGRGRRRRSSEEEEVASDEELDSDQYSDMSDPDQKRGGLRRGHRQQVNYRETSESSDNSRTSAKRDKVKKRGRPRKERLSSDYSGVSPSSRDSEEEDGDQGGRRKREKRSRVEEEDVCARRSKAKRRRRQDEEDDDQARRRRRQRKSSEKEDDEDERRRLRRTAGEEEDPEKMGRGKRRAMLSQQRRKRLAQMLKKRRPSTDEDDDDESQESSSSSEGDRPVRKRLNRIDSDEEEEEEDGSEESEQEMEKPAVGAQDESDAQDEGQGQSLPPSNRQRTPKGPTKPGSTGAASPRDGVFGQDKHNGPSHTEEEEEAQSDSINSVHNSPPS
- the rsf1a gene encoding remodeling and spacing factor 1 isoform X2, which codes for MCQELNSAWAWELEQNGYQDMSMECKSGILKYLCECQFDDNLKFKMAINEEEPEKMRLQPIGRDRQGLMYWLQLDQDQNIRLYTEEQDDQDGSTWRCIVRTRNDLADALDLLKGQVPNQNQEGSGSSSPAQREAVDEVSKLDKSTEDVADGMKVENEEKTLQQVENQETIKQEVKEEQADDKPPLFDNHVSTITSLIKPESRDVDARKSAVSVVMATGTAASKQEVNKEEEAERAVVRSNQQAKIPLKKRELKLAESYHGNHLNNKSSSSIIVCNPSVIHSKDVSLAPPSASAASQQHAESVLKPELTNGRSSVLSPNKEGQNGALGIIGQVGVIGHVGVIRGPPERVKTPCGGPEDENGCKAVEEDREVSRQSVLVRNAPVAMETASKEEDKESEEDTGAGSRGLLVEEEGRKDGPEKDLGCAPSVKEPRGEKEGLNGGLVAQASEKDTGQGSEHKPRPLEEASSELQKEGIRLKIKIPPHRRNKLRAKEVQKEVSEGGRSLRRSARIGRPSSKATDGQKKKRKPATKEEEEGEEEEDAEDEEEQSLATAKDKKAQAVVQTRKRRGKRRHGRPRWTNIRTKRRKPNEAEEVVDKEEEASDQGSHSEESCQSEELPKEDACSHCGLPNHPELILLCDSCDSGYHTACLRPPLMLIPDGEWFCPPCQHKLLCERLEEQLLNLDSVLKKRERAERRRERLVYVGISVENIIPGQEEEEEEEKSTKKKDTKKSKNLGRRSTRTRKHISYRFDDFDDAIDEAIEEDTGDGKTGGGRNVTALLSQDGRLSRRGPITAQTLSARTRKKRRLNDLESDSTAAESEDEFTLSNSSEEEEFAGSGADDDDEEDEDAGSWGSGSRPKRAARTVSKHRPGKTKGKAGRRLGRGRRRRSSEEEEVASDEELDSDQYSDMSDPDQKRGGLRRGHRQQVNYRETSESSDNSRTSAKRDKVKKRGRPRKERLSSDYSGVSPSSRDSEEEDGDQGGRRKREKRSRVEEEDVCARRSKAKRRRRQDEEDDDQARRRRRQRKSSEKEDDEDERRRLRRTAGEEEDPEKMGRGKRRAMLSQQRRKRLAQMLKKRRPSTDEDDDDESQESSSSSEGDRPVRKRLNRIDSDEEEEEEDGSEESEQEMEKPAVGAQDESDAQDEGQGQSLPPSNRQRTPKGPTKPGSTGAASPRDGVFGQDKHNGPSHTEEEEEAQSDSINSVHNSPPS